A window of Streptomyces sp. SAI-127 contains these coding sequences:
- a CDS encoding dihydrofolate reductase family protein, with amino-acid sequence MNTRPAADMEPQTAAGKVLWHFTMSLDGFVAGPGHGMDWMTGFSFRPGLVEEYAGTTGAVLGGRDGWDAFPDAGGIYGGAWQGAVFVLTHHPEDAPSADGVTFLSCDVAEAVRIALKAAGGKNVEVLSPTIGRQLLERGLIDEIDLHIAPVLLGDGIRLFDNPGGAPLRLELLNGGDRTAAVNVRYRPATTEPSQSVR; translated from the coding sequence GTGAACACGAGGCCTGCCGCGGACATGGAACCGCAGACCGCCGCGGGCAAGGTGCTCTGGCACTTCACGATGTCGCTGGACGGGTTCGTGGCGGGCCCCGGGCACGGGATGGACTGGATGACGGGGTTCTCGTTCCGGCCCGGTCTCGTCGAGGAGTACGCCGGAACGACCGGCGCCGTGCTGGGCGGGCGGGACGGCTGGGACGCCTTTCCCGACGCCGGTGGTATCTACGGCGGGGCGTGGCAGGGAGCGGTGTTCGTCCTCACGCACCACCCCGAGGACGCGCCGAGCGCCGACGGCGTGACCTTCCTGAGCTGTGACGTCGCCGAAGCGGTCCGGATCGCGCTCAAGGCCGCCGGCGGCAAGAACGTCGAGGTCCTCTCACCCACGATCGGCCGCCAACTCCTCGAACGCGGACTGATCGACGAGATCGACCTCCACATCGCGCCCGTCCTGCTCGGCGACGGCATCCGGCTGTTCGACAACCCCGGCGGCGCTCCCCTCCGCCTCGAACTCCTCAACGGCGGCGACCGCACGGCCGCGGTGAACGTGCGCTACCGACCCGCCACGACCGAGCCCAGCCAGTCGGTCAGGTGA
- a CDS encoding GNAT family N-acetyltransferase: MDTEQVRLVPWAEGDFWLLERTNSPEMTDHLGGPESEEKLVARHRRYVELSAGRMYRVTLADDGETVGSVGFWQREWRDSLIWETGWGILPEFQGRGLAAQAARAVVEEARAAGEHRYLHAFPSVDHTASNSVCRRAGFTLLGQAEFEYPKGHWLMSNDWRFDLTGGDGG; this comes from the coding sequence ATGGATACGGAGCAGGTGCGGCTGGTGCCCTGGGCGGAGGGCGACTTCTGGCTGCTGGAGCGGACCAACAGCCCCGAGATGACCGATCACTTGGGCGGGCCGGAGAGTGAGGAGAAGCTCGTCGCACGGCATCGGCGGTACGTCGAGCTGTCGGCGGGGCGGATGTACCGCGTCACGCTCGCGGACGACGGGGAGACCGTGGGCTCGGTGGGGTTCTGGCAGCGCGAGTGGCGGGACTCGCTGATTTGGGAGACCGGGTGGGGGATCCTGCCGGAGTTCCAGGGACGGGGACTGGCCGCGCAGGCGGCCCGCGCCGTCGTCGAGGAGGCACGGGCCGCCGGAGAGCACCGGTATCTGCACGCGTTCCCGAGCGTGGACCACACCGCGTCGAACAGCGTCTGTCGCCGGGCGGGCTTCACGCTGCTCGGACAGGCCGAGTTCGAGTACCCGAAGGGGCACTGGCTCATGTCGAACGACTGGCGGTTCGACCTGACGGGCGGCGACGGCGGCTGA
- a CDS encoding alpha/beta hydrolase, with product MPHRTHRLVPGPAGRIHLVEQGSGPLVLLLHGFPESWYSWRHQLPVLAAAGYRAVAVDVRGYGRSSKPEAVAAYRMTQLVEDNAAVVEALGERSAVVVGHDWGAAIAAHSALLRPDVFHAVALLSVPYTPPGGPRPSEVFARLGGEEEFYVSYFQEPGRAEREIEPDVRGWLAGFYAALSADTMPTADAHLMPADPHFVAPGGRLRDRFPADRLPGWLTEDDLDVYAGEFERTGLTGALNRYRAMDRDWKDLAAHAGAPIRQPSLFLGGTLDASTTWLSDAIDAFPTTLPGLRGAHLLDGCGHWIQQERPEEVGRHLTDWLGSVVAGR from the coding sequence ATGCCGCACCGCACCCACCGTCTGGTCCCCGGTCCCGCCGGCCGGATCCATCTCGTGGAGCAGGGCAGCGGGCCCCTGGTCCTGCTGCTGCACGGCTTCCCGGAATCCTGGTACTCGTGGCGCCACCAGCTGCCGGTGCTGGCCGCGGCCGGCTACCGCGCGGTCGCCGTGGACGTGCGCGGATACGGCCGCTCCTCGAAGCCGGAGGCGGTGGCGGCGTACCGGATGACCCAGCTGGTGGAGGACAACGCAGCCGTGGTGGAGGCACTCGGCGAGCGTTCCGCGGTGGTCGTCGGGCACGACTGGGGCGCGGCCATCGCCGCGCACTCGGCGCTGCTCAGGCCGGACGTCTTCCACGCGGTCGCCCTGCTGAGCGTGCCGTACACCCCGCCCGGCGGCCCCCGCCCCAGCGAGGTCTTCGCGCGGCTCGGCGGGGAGGAGGAGTTCTACGTCTCCTACTTCCAGGAGCCCGGCCGGGCCGAGCGCGAGATCGAACCGGACGTCCGCGGCTGGCTGGCCGGCTTCTATGCCGCGCTCTCCGCCGACACGATGCCCACGGCCGACGCCCACCTCATGCCCGCCGACCCCCACTTCGTCGCACCCGGCGGCCGGCTCCGCGACCGCTTCCCCGCCGACCGCCTCCCGGGCTGGCTCACCGAGGACGATCTCGACGTCTACGCGGGCGAGTTCGAGCGCACGGGCCTGACCGGTGCCCTGAACCGCTACCGCGCGATGGACCGGGACTGGAAGGATCTGGCCGCCCACGCGGGCGCGCCGATCCGTCAGCCCTCTCTCTTCCTGGGCGGCACCCTGGACGCCTCCACCACCTGGCTCTCCGACGCCATCGACGCCTTTCCCACCACCCTCCCCGGCCTCCGCGGCGCCCATCTCCTCGACGGCTGCGGACACTGGATCCAGCAGGAACGCCCCGAGGAGGTCGGCCGTCACCTGACCGACTGGCTGGGCTCGGTCGTGGCGGGTCGGTAG